Proteins encoded by one window of Pseudomonas sp. LS44:
- a CDS encoding ABC transporter substrate-binding protein, whose translation MMTYKKMLLAAAATLAFGSGAFAADKLKIGTEGAYPPFNLIDASGQVVGFDVEIAQALCAKMKVECEVVTSDWDGIIPALNAKKFDFIAASMSITEERKQAVDFTDPYYTNKLQFIASKTTELKTDKTGLKGKVIGAQRATIAGNWLEDNLNDVVDIKLYDTQDNAYLDLASGRLDGILADTFVNWEWLKSDAGKSFEFKGDPVFDNDKIGLAVRKDDPLRTKLNAALKEIVADGTYKKINDKYFPFSIY comes from the coding sequence ATGATGACATATAAGAAAATGCTGCTGGCCGCTGCCGCCACCCTGGCTTTCGGTTCCGGCGCCTTTGCCGCGGATAAACTGAAGATCGGTACCGAAGGCGCTTACCCGCCCTTCAACCTGATCGATGCCAGCGGTCAAGTAGTCGGTTTCGACGTCGAGATTGCCCAGGCGTTGTGCGCCAAAATGAAAGTCGAATGCGAAGTGGTCACCTCCGACTGGGACGGCATCATTCCGGCATTGAACGCGAAGAAATTCGACTTCATCGCCGCCTCGATGTCGATCACCGAAGAGCGCAAGCAAGCGGTCGACTTCACCGACCCCTACTACACCAACAAGCTGCAATTCATCGCCAGCAAAACCACTGAGCTGAAAACCGACAAAACCGGCCTGAAAGGCAAAGTGATCGGCGCCCAGCGCGCGACCATCGCCGGCAACTGGCTGGAAGACAACCTCAACGACGTGGTCGACATCAAGCTCTACGACACTCAGGACAACGCCTATCTGGACCTGGCGTCAGGCCGCCTCGATGGCATCCTGGCCGACACCTTCGTCAACTGGGAATGGCTGAAGAGCGATGCCGGCAAGAGCTTCGAGTTCAAGGGTGATCCGGTATTCGACAACGACAAGATCGGCCTGGCCGTGCGCAAGGACGACCCGCTGCGGACCAAGCTGAACGCCGCGCTGAAGGAAATTGTCGCCGACGGCACCTACAAGAAGATCAACGACAAGTACTTCCCGTTCAGCATCTACTGA
- a CDS encoding SAM-dependent methyltransferase, with protein MLTGPSLLERFQALDAFLLSHQGLWRPRPFNHLQLPWEAEHAKLARWLRGRSLEAAEAADNHPELLAAPAPFPQLAARAMELAAVGELPAQPRQMPPARFSHDVPGRKWQQIEVFAQHLNFDQAPRHWLDWCSGKGHLGHLLAWQGGDLTCLEHDPELVESGRALSQRRQLAARHINQDVLAADAGAHVHPHQTPVALHACGDLHVRLIQLASAAGCAQMAIAPCCYNRIAAPTYQPLSATAQASALELSREDLGLPLSETVTAGARVRRQRDTSMARRLAFDLLQRELRGGDAYLPTPSLPSAWLQKDFRSYCEDLAALKALPIPGTRDWAALEAAGWQRLAAVRNLELLRGLFRRPLEIWLLLDRALFLQELGYRVSLGSFCPAGLSPRNLLLLAEREQVAHTFCG; from the coding sequence ATGCTTACCGGCCCCTCCCTGCTCGAGCGCTTTCAGGCGCTCGACGCCTTTCTTCTCAGTCATCAAGGGCTTTGGCGGCCACGCCCGTTCAACCATCTGCAACTGCCGTGGGAAGCCGAACATGCCAAGCTGGCGCGCTGGTTGCGCGGGCGATCGCTGGAGGCCGCCGAAGCCGCGGACAACCATCCGGAGCTCCTCGCCGCGCCGGCACCCTTCCCGCAGCTGGCCGCGCGTGCCATGGAGCTTGCGGCAGTCGGCGAATTACCGGCGCAACCCCGCCAGATGCCTCCAGCACGCTTCAGCCATGATGTGCCGGGACGCAAATGGCAGCAGATCGAAGTCTTCGCCCAGCACCTGAATTTCGATCAGGCGCCACGCCACTGGCTCGACTGGTGTTCAGGCAAAGGCCACCTCGGCCACCTACTCGCCTGGCAGGGCGGAGACCTGACCTGCCTGGAGCATGACCCGGAACTGGTCGAGTCCGGCCGCGCGCTCAGCCAGCGCCGCCAGCTCGCGGCTCGGCATATCAACCAGGATGTGCTCGCCGCCGATGCCGGCGCGCATGTGCACCCCCACCAAACCCCGGTTGCCTTGCACGCCTGCGGCGACCTGCATGTGCGCCTGATCCAGCTGGCCAGTGCCGCCGGCTGCGCGCAAATGGCAATTGCACCGTGCTGCTACAACCGCATTGCGGCGCCCACCTATCAGCCGTTATCGGCCACCGCGCAAGCCTCGGCGCTTGAACTTTCGCGCGAGGATCTGGGCCTGCCCTTGAGCGAAACGGTGACCGCCGGCGCCCGCGTGCGCCGCCAGCGCGACACCTCGATGGCCCGCCGACTGGCCTTCGATCTGCTGCAACGCGAACTGCGCGGCGGCGATGCCTATCTTCCTACGCCCTCGCTACCCAGTGCCTGGTTGCAGAAAGACTTCCGCAGCTACTGCGAGGACCTCGCCGCATTGAAGGCCTTGCCGATTCCGGGCACGCGCGACTGGGCCGCGCTGGAGGCTGCCGGCTGGCAACGTCTAGCGGCGGTACGCAATCTCGAACTGCTCCGCGGTTTGTTCCGCCGCCCCCTGGAAATCTGGCTGCTACTCGATCGCGCGTTGTTTCTACAGGAACTTGGCTACCGGGTCAGCTTGGGCAGCTTTTGCCCAGCCGGGCTAAGCCCGCGCAACCTTTTGCTGCTCGCCGAGCGCGAGCAAGTTGCGCACACATTCTGTGGATAA
- a CDS encoding ABC transporter ATP-binding protein, translating into MAEATPALEIRNLHKRYGDLEVLKGISLTARDGDVISILGSSGSGKSTFLRCINLLENPHQGQIIVAGEELKLKTSRHGELVAADNKQINRLRSEIGFVFQNFNLWPHMTVLDNIIEAPRRVLGQSRAEAIEVAEALLAKVGIADKRHVYPNQLSGGQQQRAAIARTLAMQPKVILFDEPTSALDPEMVQEVLAVIRALAEEGRTMLLVTHEMGFARQVSSEVVFLHQGLVEEQGSPAQVFDHPNSARCKQFMSSNH; encoded by the coding sequence ATGGCCGAGGCTACGCCCGCCCTGGAAATCCGCAACCTGCACAAACGTTACGGCGACCTCGAGGTTCTCAAGGGCATCTCCCTGACCGCGCGCGATGGCGATGTGATCTCGATTCTCGGCTCTTCCGGCTCCGGCAAGTCGACCTTTCTGCGCTGCATCAACCTGCTGGAAAACCCGCATCAGGGACAGATCATCGTCGCCGGCGAAGAACTCAAGCTGAAGACCAGCCGGCATGGCGAATTGGTCGCCGCCGACAACAAACAGATCAACCGCCTGCGCAGCGAAATCGGTTTCGTCTTCCAGAACTTCAACCTCTGGCCGCACATGACGGTGCTCGACAACATCATCGAGGCGCCGCGCCGGGTGCTCGGCCAGAGCCGTGCCGAAGCCATTGAAGTGGCCGAAGCGCTGCTGGCCAAGGTCGGCATCGCCGACAAGCGCCACGTTTACCCGAACCAGCTTTCCGGCGGCCAACAACAGCGCGCAGCGATCGCCCGCACCCTGGCCATGCAACCGAAGGTGATTCTGTTCGATGAGCCTACCTCGGCGCTCGATCCGGAAATGGTCCAAGAAGTGCTAGCGGTTATCCGCGCGCTCGCCGAAGAAGGTCGCACTATGCTGCTGGTTACCCACGAGATGGGTTTTGCTCGGCAAGTGTCCAGCGAAGTGGTTTTCCTGCATCAAGGGTTGGTGGAAGAACAAGGCTCACCCGCGCAGGTCTTCGACCACCCGAACTCGGCACGCTGCAAACAGTTCATGTCCAGCAATCACTAA
- a CDS encoding ABC transporter permease, whose protein sequence is MNWEVILKWLPRFVDAAGLTLELVAIAVLAGLILALPMGIARASRHWYVRALPYGYIFFFRGTPLLVQLFLVYYGAAQFDAVRQGPLWPYLRDPYWCAVLTMTLHTAAYIAEILRGAIQAVPPGEIEAARALGMSRAQAMLYIVLPRASRIGLPAYSNEVILMLKASALASTVTLLELTGMARTMNARTYLSVEGFFTAGVFYLLIAFILVRAFKLLERWLRVDVTQGR, encoded by the coding sequence ATGAACTGGGAAGTGATCCTCAAATGGCTGCCGCGCTTTGTCGACGCCGCCGGTCTGACCCTCGAACTGGTCGCCATCGCCGTACTCGCCGGGCTGATTCTCGCCCTGCCAATGGGCATCGCCCGCGCCTCGCGACACTGGTATGTGCGCGCCCTGCCGTATGGTTACATCTTCTTCTTCCGCGGCACGCCGCTACTGGTGCAACTGTTCCTGGTCTACTACGGCGCGGCGCAGTTCGATGCGGTTCGTCAGGGGCCGCTCTGGCCATACCTACGCGATCCGTACTGGTGCGCGGTGCTGACCATGACCTTGCACACCGCCGCCTATATCGCCGAGATCCTGCGTGGCGCCATTCAGGCCGTACCACCAGGCGAAATCGAGGCGGCCCGCGCGTTGGGCATGTCGCGCGCGCAGGCGATGCTCTACATCGTCCTGCCGCGCGCCTCGCGCATCGGTCTGCCGGCCTACAGCAATGAAGTGATCCTGATGCTCAAGGCCAGCGCCCTGGCCAGCACCGTCACCCTGCTGGAATTGACCGGCATGGCGCGCACCATGAATGCCCGCACCTATCTGTCGGTGGAGGGATTCTTCACTGCCGGAGTGTTCTACCTGCTGATCGCCTTTATCCTGGTCCGCGCCTTCAAATTGCTGGAGCGTTGGCTACGCGTCGACGTCACGCAAGGCCGCTAA
- a CDS encoding ABC transporter permease, whose protein sequence is MNFDLYGFGPALAAGTLMTIKLALSALALGLVLGLLGALARTSPLRPLQWLGETYSTLVRGVPELLWVLLIYFGTVNAMHALGAWIGRPELELSPFAAGSIALGLCFGAYATEVFRGAILAVPRGHREAGQALGLSKGRILWRLVLPQMWRIALPGLGNLFMILMKDTALISVVGLGEIMRTAQIAVTVSKQPFTFFLVAAFIYLGLTVLAMIGLYFLEKRAARGFARSGA, encoded by the coding sequence ATGAATTTCGATCTCTACGGATTCGGTCCGGCGCTGGCCGCCGGCACTCTGATGACCATCAAGCTGGCGTTATCGGCGCTGGCCCTCGGCTTGGTGCTCGGCTTGCTCGGCGCCCTGGCCAGAACTTCTCCGCTGCGGCCCCTGCAATGGCTGGGCGAAACCTATTCGACGCTGGTCCGCGGCGTACCCGAGTTGCTCTGGGTACTGCTGATCTATTTCGGCACGGTCAATGCCATGCATGCCCTGGGCGCGTGGATTGGCCGGCCTGAGCTGGAACTCAGCCCCTTCGCCGCCGGCAGCATCGCGCTGGGCCTGTGCTTCGGCGCCTACGCCACGGAAGTATTTCGTGGCGCGATCCTCGCAGTGCCGCGCGGCCACCGCGAAGCCGGTCAGGCGTTGGGCCTGTCCAAAGGGCGAATTCTTTGGCGGCTTGTTCTGCCGCAGATGTGGCGCATCGCCCTGCCCGGGCTCGGCAACCTGTTCATGATTCTGATGAAGGACACCGCGCTGATCTCGGTGGTCGGCCTCGGCGAAATCATGCGTACTGCGCAAATCGCCGTGACGGTAAGCAAACAACCGTTCACCTTCTTCCTGGTCGCAGCCTTCATTTACCTAGGCCTGACTGTGCTGGCCATGATCGGCCTGTACTTCCTCGAGAAACGCGCCGCGCGCGGCTTTGCCAGGAGCGGCGCATGA